The DNA sequence CCTTTTCTTCTAAAATAATCACACAGTACCTTTTTTAAAGAGACCGTTAAGAATTTAGTATTCTATCGGACTGGCACGAAATTTCTAATACTCCAATAAAAAACTATTTATAGTCTTCAACTACTTTATATGTAATATCTAGATTTGTCGCTTTTAACACTTCAATTCGTAAACCCTTGAACCCAATTAAAGTAGTTTCTTTATCATCAAGTTCATATTCAATATTTTGTGTAAAAGCAGGTCTTGCCATATCATTTAAAAATTCTCTAAATGATATTTTAATTTTATTTCCTATTTTACCTTGATATAAAACTATGTATTTAAAACTTTCTTTTGAATATTCTGTTGATTGGATATCTGTATAGTCTATTGGTTTTACTAATTCAAAAAGTTCTTGGCCATTATACAAACTAATATGAGTAAATTGATTTGTATTATTAAGATCAATTAGACATTTATCATAATATGAATAGTTATTATAATTGGCATTAGGAAATGAACAAACTGCTTTTAATTGTTTGTCAGACCATGACACTAGTTTACGACCTATTGAATCAATATTTATTGATGAAGTAGGGATAGAATCACCCCCAGTCATTACATCCACTGCACCATTAATCATATTCCTGAGAGAGTTTAAACTACTTTCATCTTGATTATTATTTACAGTTTTTTGAGAGGCATAATATGTAATTTGCTTATTAACATTTTTTAAGACAACATCTCTTGTATCAAATATGTATAAATAATTTTTTTGATACATATTATCACCAATTTCAACTGTATTAACAATATTTAAGTCAGGTGTACGTAAGGTATGCATACCCGAAGTAATATTTGTATCATGATAAATAGTAGCTAAACTTTTACTGGGCTGTGGTTGCGTACAGCCTGTAATAAAGCTGATAGTCAAAATTCCTAATATTAGGTTGATTTTTTTCATGTTTACTTCCTTGTATAAATTAATGAATAGTTGTATTTATATCAATAACATCTATTTACAATAATAGTTTATTTACAATAAAAATTCAATATACAAGAATAGGATAAAGAAGTTTATAAATAAAGAAATAGGTGAATAAAGGAGCATAAAAGTTGTTTTTTTCTAGAATAGTTTTATTATATTAAATAAAGTTAAAAAAGGAAGTAGTATGTTAAAAAAAGTAAACTTTGGCTCAACCAGTTTTTATGATATTCATGAATTATTTGGATTAGACGAACATGAAGATTTAGAACAACGTAGTTCAAGGTTATTTCCACTTGGAAAATCTGAAAGTGAAACATCTACTACATCAATTTTTTTAGCGACAATGAGTGCTGTTAAAGAGTATAGAGAAGAGCTACTTTCAACTATCGGCATTAAAAAAATCACTAATAAAAATGTGCAACTTCACACATATACTGAATTATCCAATGATGATGGTGATAGACCTGATGGTGTAATAGTTATTACAAGCGGTAAAAATAATCCTATTGTTGAATGGATGTGTTTTGTTGAGTCAAAAGTTGGCAATCAAGTATTAGAACAGACACAAGTAGATAGATATGTGAAATTTGCAAGAGACATAGGTATAACTTCTATTATTACAATTTCAAACCAGTTAGAGACTACTCCTTTTGATAGTCCTCTTCAAGCACCAAGAGGTAAATTTGAGCTATTCCATTGGTCGTGGGCATACTTGAAAGTTATGGCAACAAGATTGATAAGAACAGATAGTATTGAGGATGAAGACCATATTTACATTTTAAATGAATTTAGAAGATATTGTGATACTCATCCATATTTATCTCATTATGAAAACATGGGTAAAGAGTGGAAAGATGCTGTTAATAAAATTCAAGATTTATCCTCTGACCAAAAAGTAGATAATGCATTATTAAATAGTATTATTGATTCATATAAGCAGGAAGAAAAAGACATAAGTTTACAGTTGACTGATAAAACAAAACATTATATTGAGTTGGTAAGTAAAAATGATAGAGTAGAAGAAATGATTAAATCCCTTAATACTAATAAAACTATTACTTCTGAATACACTATTAACCATGATAAAAGTAAAACTTTTTATATAAGAGTTAATTTTCATCAACAGTCTGTAGAATGTTTTACAAATATACAAATTGATAAAGGGAAAGCTCACGCACAGACAACAGCTTTAGTTAAAATGTTAGAAGATGAATCAGGCACAACTGACTTGATAGCTGTAACTGCTTATTACCCAAGAAATAAATGTATAGAACCAGCTTATCTAAGTAAACTGATAGAGGAAAAAGATAAAGCTCTTCAATACTCAATAATTAATAAAGAGCTAGGGGATACGATTAAAACATTCGAAATAAAAACGAAAGATTTATTAGGTAGAAATTTTCAAGGTTCTAAAAACTTTATTACTAATCTTGAAGAATATGCACTTCGTTTTGTTACACAAGTAATGAATAATTTATAATGAATCGTAAGCTTGCTTATTCGCTTTCAAGTTATTGAATTTATGAGGTAGGATAAAACATTGGCATTAAAAGGTAGTGAAAAATTTGTAGCTAAAACTTTAGAAGAACATTTCAAAAAATCATCTCATAGCGTATGTGTTGAAGAAGGCAATGATCCTCCAGACATTTATTTAACAATAGATGATAAAAAAATTGCCGTAGAAATCACCGATATTGATCAAAATGTTTTAAAAAATGCTAAATCTATAAATTATGGATATTTAAATTTAATTGAAAATTTAGAGAAAGAACTTGGAGACTCCATTGATGATGATAAGAAACTGTTTATAGTTTTTTATAATAATCATGTCAAGGTAAGTAAAATAAATAAAAAGTTTAGAAAATATCTTCAAGATTTTATAGAAAAAAATGAATTATCAATTAATGATTTTATTGAAGATAGTATAGACAATGTCAATTTTAAGATATCTGTTTTGGATATGCCAAAAAAAGGGAAAAATAAAATTGCTGGTACTTCAACAACGCATGCTGGTAGATCCCAAAAATCCAGAGATATTAGTGAAGTTAATAATGCAATATACGAGAATGATTTATCAATGCAAACTCTTGATATTCTGGAAAATCGAATAGATGACAAGAATAGAAAATGTGAAAATATTGTGGAGTTAAAATGGTTGGCATTATATGATAACTATTATGATAAATTTACAAATTTTGAGAATGATGAGCATCTTGTGCATTACCAAAATATATTTGAAAGTATTACTGATTTTAAATGTTTTGAAAAAATATTGGTGATTTTTAAAAATGGGGATATTCTAGAGTTCGATAATCAAAAAAGTTGATATTAACAGCTTGATGTCAATAAAAATTTATTTAAGGAATAAAATTGAGTTTATATCTACCTGATGAGTTATATGTAATATTAGAAAAAATTGGATGGGATAAGTCTGAAAATGTAGCTGATTTTTGGTTTAAGCATAGAAATGATATCTCGAAAGAACTCTTTAAATCATTTTCTGAAACAAGCTTTATAGTTTTTGAAAACCAAATTAGATGGAAAAGTGATATTGGTCAAGAATGCGAAAAACAAGTAAAAAGCTTTTTAGAAAATGAAGTGGCAAGAATAAAAAAACTACACGAAGAGGCTTATAAAGTTAGTGCTCAATTAACTTCAAAGCAAAAGACAGTTAATTTTAGTAATTTTACTTTTACTTTTAATGGAATATCATATACACTTAATGACTTTCAACACTATTATAAAAATTGTCCAAAGATCTTTCCTAATGCAAACTTGCAAGGAATTAATTTAGAAGGGATAAAATTACATCATTGCATAATCGAAAATGTTAGTTTTGCATATGCAAATCTTAATAACTCTGCACTAGGGGCTACATTTAGTAATTGTAGTTTTGTAGGTACTATTTTGACGAACTCTCGTTTAGGCTTCAGATTAATGAATAACACTTACATTGAAGGTTCTAATCTAGAAGGTGCAAGGATAAATGCTGTAAATTTTGGTGATGATGCTCTTTCTAGTAAATTTCAATATAAAAAAGTATCATATTTATATTTATTAAAGTGTATGTTTTTAGTTTTAATATTAAGACAAAAACATTTTATTGAAAAAGAGAATCAAAAACATACAGTCTTTATTTCTAATTTTACGGATAGGCTTACAACAACTTATAATAAACCAATTAAGTCTTATATAAATTGGTATGAATATGTATTTTCTCAATTAAGAAACTTTCACTCATTATCGTTTGCAGAAAAAACATTATTTACTATGTCACTAATATTTACAAAGTCGTGGACTTCTTATTTAGTATTAGCGTCTTGGGCATTAATAGCTAATTTATTATTTGCATATTTTTATTATGTTATCTATGTTATTGATGCAACAAGTTTCAATATACCAGAAAAGTCCATCATAGATTATTTTACTATGTTTTATTACAGTATTGTGACTTTTACGACATTAGGTTATGGCGAAATTACACCTGTGACTTATTTTACTAGGTTGCTTGTAATAGGTGAAGTTCTTTTAGGTTATATAACTTTAGGTTCATTCGTATTCTTAATTGGACATAAAGCTAGTGATAGATTTTAAGAATAAGTTTTTAGTATATAAATAGATATAATGAAAAAGAAACGAAAAGTATGATGAAAACATTTTTAATATTACTAATTTTATTACTTAACTTAAATGCTCAATCTTTAAAAGACATAGACTATGGAAATGCTATTGTAGATGAGGTGACAAGCATTTATGATGGAGATACATTCAGAGCAAATATAAAAGACTATCCTAAAGTAGTTGGTTATCGTATGTCTATTAGAATAAATGGCATAGATACACCAGAGATGAAAGGCAAGTGCAGTCAAGAAAAAGATTTAGCACGAAAAGCAAAACAAGTTACAGTATCAATGCTAAGAAGTGCTAAGGTAATAGAACTCAGAAATATAAAACGAGGAAAGTATTTTCGATTATTGGCTGATGTATATGCTGATGATGTATTAATAGCAGATGAACTTATTAAAAAAGGCTATGCTATTAGATATAATGGTGGGACTAAGATAGACTGGTGTAAATAATATACATTAAAGGAAGAAGTTGATTGAAACAATATTAGGCTCAAGTGGATTAACACTTTTTATTTTATGGATTTCGAAAAACTGGATATTAACTAGATTAACTAAAGCCGTTCAACATGAATACGATACTAAACTAACACTATTAAAAAATAATCTTCAACAGAATGAAAAGGCATTAAATGTACTTCGCAATGGAGCTCTTGAAAACTCAGTATATACTCAAAAATTATTATATGAACATAAGCTAAAAGCGACCCATGACCTTTGGGATAATATAATATCACTCGCACCACTAAAGAGTCTTTCAACTCATGTATTTTCATTAAATTATAATGAAATGATGAAACTTTCAGAGCAAGAACCAGAAGTTCAAGATTTCTTTAAAAAAATAGATATGCTCAAAGATAGAGACATAAAAGAAGTATTGGATATTACAAAGGCACAAAAATCTCGTCCCTTTGTATCGCATACAGTATGGGCATTATTTAGTGCTTACCATGCTATTTTACAACATGATTTTGTCCGATATGAACTTTTAAAAATAGGTACTCCAATTGATATGAAAGACTCAAGTGTATTTAAAGTTGTAAAAGTTGCATTACCAGAACATGAAAAGTACATCGAGCAGTATGGTGAAAGCGGTTTATATCACTTAATACAAATTCTTGAGGATAAAATACTAACTGAATTAAAACAATTTCTTCAAAATACTCAAGAGAATTTAGAGAACATAGAAAGAGCTAATGAGATTTTAAATACTGCTAATAAATTGTATGAAGAAAATAATAAGTTAAAAAATGAAGATTGATAAGAAGTTACTTTCAAAATAGGGGCTTTTTTAGGGGCTAATTTTAATAATTGTTTGTTTAGATACCTATTTATTAGCTTATACAATTCCCTCTCTGTCCACCACTACTACTTAAAATCCATAAAATAAACATTTTTACAACATAAAAAATCCAGATGTATTATATTTGTGCCAAAATGTTCAATTAGTTATCTAATAAACTAGTTCTTTTTACTGCATAATATTACAAAAAGCAATGATATAGAAAAGTATTGAAGTATAGAAATTTTTTGAGGGAATAGGGAAGAGACTGCTGATGGCAGTATCTTCCAAGACATATTGGGAATACTAGTTAAAAAAACGTAAAGTCTATAACTTAGAATTCCATCAATAAATGAGGTGACCACTCTGGAATGTAAATTCCAGCATCTTCATACGCCGCCATATGGTGAGCGAATGCATTAGACGCAATAGCTCCAAGAATCATCAGTGTAATTAAAACTTTTTTCATAATTTTTTCTCCTTTGTTTGATGGAGGAAGTATATGATATTTACGTTAGCGGAGTGTTAGCAGTGGAGAAAGGCAGATCCTTACAGTTTTTGTAATACTACGGTAATTTATATCTTTTAAAATTATGATGTTATAAAAAACAAAGGATATAACAATGGCAAAATCAAAACTTAGTACACTAGATAGATTAAAATTAAAAAAACTAAAAAAGAATAAGGCTGCTAGCTGGATGGTTAAATAAGATCATTCATGTCTATGCACTACTTTTTTACGATAAAAATCTAATACACTTATTTTCACCATATCGTTAAATACAAACCAAACCATGGCATACGCCCACATAGCTAATGCCCACGTCCAACCTATAGGCTCCATTATTCCAAAACCGTATACCGCTATAATTGTTCCGATAACTCTACTTAAAAAGGTTGCACTAAAGAGTGTTAAAGAGGGGTAAGGCTTTTTGAAAAACCATTTTTCTGTACGTGTATTGTATATAGTTCCGTGACCTGCTACAACGAGTTTTGCAAAAAAGATGCTCTGAACCAACTCTAATGGTAGTTTCATTACATTTACCGTATACCAAAATAGTAAAAATGACGAGATTACCCCTGCCAGTCCAAGCCACGAGGAAAGTACCAATAGCTCTTTCATATTCCAACGTATAGGCTTGTCTTGAACAATTGTATTGTCGTATGCTATTGCCAAGATTGGAATGTCATTTAGTAGTGCCAACACAATGATCATTAAAGCAGTTACAGGATAAAACTGAAACACTACGATAGCCAGCGTCATAAAGATGATTATACGGATAGTTTCCGCTATTCTGAAAATAGTGTAGCTTTTCATTCTCTCAAACGTAATTCTTGCCTGTTTGATTGCATCTACAATTACATGTAGTCCTGGAGCAGTGAGAATAATGTCCGCTGCAGCTCTGGCAGCATCTGTAGCGTTACTTACTGCAATCCCGCAATCTGCTTTTTTAAGAGCAGGGGCATCGTTGACTCCATCACCCGTCATACCAACTATATGGTTGGCTTTTTGAAGCTCATCAACTATAAAGTATTTGTCTTCAGGGAAAACTTCTGCAAAACCGTTGGCGTTTTCAATTAAGGCAATAATTTCCGATTCGTGTTTTTGAACTGTCCCTGCAGGAAGGTTATGATGCAATTGGTCTTTTACATCGTTGACCACACCCTGCACAAGTCTTTCTAGTTTTGCTTCCGATATCTTTGGATCGACTACTTTGAGAAACGATCGCGATAGGAGTTCTGAAAGATATATGTACTCCTTTGTACTTTCACCTTTTAGATCTCTAATATTTTCTATATCGGTACCAATATTGAGGATGGATGAGATGTATTGAGCAACGGCGATATTGTCACCCGTAATCATCTTAATGGTTACACCCTCTTTGAGTGCTTGTTCTATCGCTTCTTTTGAGTCATCTCTTGGAGGATCATATAACGGGATCATCCCTACGAAAGTATACCTTTCATCCTCATTACTTTTAAAACCTACACCTAGACTTCTAAAACCTTTTAAAGCGTACTGCGATATTTGATTTTCTATTTCTTCTCTGCTACCTGCAGTTGTATCGCTTAAAGAGAGTACAACTTGCGGAGCACCTTTGATGATATTAAAAGTTTTGTTATCTATTTTATAAGTAGTTTCGATCCGTTTCTTTACAGGATCGAAAGGGACATATTTTATAAGGTCTACATTTTGTAGTTTGTCATCTAATTTATGTTCGTCAATATATGCAAATATAGGTTTTTCTATAGGATCTTCATTCTCTTTTTTACTTGCCAAGGCTCCATAGTAATAAAGATCGTTAGCCGTAAAGCCGCCCATTGTAAAAGCTTGGCTGAGAGTCATCTCATTTTTTGTAAGTGTCCCTGTTTTATCTGAACATAGTATATCCATACCTGCCAATTCTTCAATAGCTGAGAGTCTGCTAACAATAGCTTTTTTCT is a window from the Sulfurimonas sp. C5 genome containing:
- a CDS encoding ion channel gives rise to the protein MSLYLPDELYVILEKIGWDKSENVADFWFKHRNDISKELFKSFSETSFIVFENQIRWKSDIGQECEKQVKSFLENEVARIKKLHEEAYKVSAQLTSKQKTVNFSNFTFTFNGISYTLNDFQHYYKNCPKIFPNANLQGINLEGIKLHHCIIENVSFAYANLNNSALGATFSNCSFVGTILTNSRLGFRLMNNTYIEGSNLEGARINAVNFGDDALSSKFQYKKVSYLYLLKCMFLVLILRQKHFIEKENQKHTVFISNFTDRLTTTYNKPIKSYINWYEYVFSQLRNFHSLSFAEKTLFTMSLIFTKSWTSYLVLASWALIANLLFAYFYYVIYVIDATSFNIPEKSIIDYFTMFYYSIVTFTTLGYGEITPVTYFTRLLVIGEVLLGYITLGSFVFLIGHKASDRF
- a CDS encoding plasma-membrane proton-efflux P-type ATPase, whose protein sequence is MGKGTENLQGLSSQEVEEKLNKYGYNQLDEKEDSWIKRLFQRFWGPIPWMIEIAAILSYAVGKYEDFIIIMILLFVNAFVDFYQESQALNAIAVLKKKLEHRALVFRDNVWQTVQAKELVPDDLIKLKIGDIVPADVKLTTSEDFLLVDQSALTGESLPVTKKADEEVYANAIIKQGEMLAKVTNTGSNTYFGKTVGLVAKAQHEQKSHFQKMVLNVGNFLIALTVVMILLILAIGYYRDESISELLIFSLVLTISAIPVAMPAVLTVTMAVGAKVLAKKKAIVSRLSAIEELAGMDILCSDKTGTLTKNEMTLSQAFTMGGFTANDLYYYGALASKKENEDPIEKPIFAYIDEHKLDDKLQNVDLIKYVPFDPVKKRIETTYKIDNKTFNIIKGAPQVVLSLSDTTAGSREEIENQISQYALKGFRSLGVGFKSNEDERYTFVGMIPLYDPPRDDSKEAIEQALKEGVTIKMITGDNIAVAQYISSILNIGTDIENIRDLKGESTKEYIYLSELLSRSFLKVVDPKISEAKLERLVQGVVNDVKDQLHHNLPAGTVQKHESEIIALIENANGFAEVFPEDKYFIVDELQKANHIVGMTGDGVNDAPALKKADCGIAVSNATDAARAAADIILTAPGLHVIVDAIKQARITFERMKSYTIFRIAETIRIIIFMTLAIVVFQFYPVTALMIIVLALLNDIPILAIAYDNTIVQDKPIRWNMKELLVLSSWLGLAGVISSFLLFWYTVNVMKLPLELVQSIFFAKLVVAGHGTIYNTRTEKWFFKKPYPSLTLFSATFLSRVIGTIIAVYGFGIMEPIGWTWALAMWAYAMVWFVFNDMVKISVLDFYRKKVVHRHE
- a CDS encoding thermonuclease family protein, which gives rise to MMKTFLILLILLLNLNAQSLKDIDYGNAIVDEVTSIYDGDTFRANIKDYPKVVGYRMSIRINGIDTPEMKGKCSQEKDLARKAKQVTVSMLRSAKVIELRNIKRGKYFRLLADVYADDVLIADELIKKGYAIRYNGGTKIDWCK